One Epinephelus lanceolatus isolate andai-2023 chromosome 10, ASM4190304v1, whole genome shotgun sequence genomic region harbors:
- the LOC144464477 gene encoding uncharacterized protein LOC144464477 isoform X7, translated as MAEEKQRPLLIQRVETIASVIELLLETLAGLSDGELREFKTVLSQSHLHRRFYRRQLRTADMQDTVFLMVQNDGQQSVKTTIEVLEKMKRTDLVQRLSHSSSAPKKKHSMDECLSALIHKVATMRAVKELLLETLSDLSYEELEKFKWLLQFMFFQRSLKLIPGSELSFSNISSRQQQWIDCVNQLVDVMLERCGQQSVEVTKEVLMDMNRTDLVQRLSETSSGHKAAGSSAEAFGVRTTEGEYEPLTQSLTAKKTSEKHCVDEHWPALIQKVEAMTSVIELLLETLAGLSDRELEEFRDVLLSQTDLYRRLSDMTLILLEIEDRQNTVFLMVLTDGQQSVETTQEVLKKMKRTDLVWRLLDSSKRPKKRHSDEHRPALIQKVATMAAVKQLLLETLNGLSDKEFKKFKWSLKLTVSQKNLPNISPELSYTTDREEIVDVMLQTYSQQSVQLTREAVKKMNRTDLMQRLSKPSSELKEKHSVDEHQPAVLKRAAVKQILLETLKDLSYEELEKLKWLLRFTQFQKGLPHISLSRLLRAGSAVTLVNLMLQTCGQQSVKVTKEVFMDMNRTDLVNKLSVISSRIKEKHPSELLQQRKLLETLEGLSPGELEDFKCALQHIRMKKGLPKISRQRMEMAGRVEIGELMVRIYGQQSVEVTREVLMEMNRTDLAEMLSETSSGHKEKHQSKPLQKVVTRTSLMEKLLETLIDLSYGELEQFKHVLQRTTMKKDLPKISSQRMEMADRDEIVELMVEIYGEQSVEVTREVLMEMNRTDLAERLSEISSGSKGPSRSLELEGCGSIMQDSSDWTKVDPEVTSTDADKASTYSLQSGAGNFECSVSGLRWVCKEKVSFKYQFCSLSGHFGRIERMKYMPAGPLMDITVIAGKLDVVYLPHWICIDDNPKILDKFAVLHIDDCGDVVEKVSEVTSSHVKLSDPDFSLLLVLLDWLGLPVEIYCMVLIYSKILTASSQTSLTLHVYLIPSDLGLQEELDSREKSYGFNGIPKSKPEKSLKMQNWFTLTTDQDGAEIYPEGEKPQALKLRYNSTGPNFYEVVVQNPDKDFKLMLTPENGHQPVWTCKIRKGEWQSTGHIQEKHSVDKHQEAADGKRLFKMLKELTDEEFKEFKWYLLRISKSQRQNTDRVDLVNLMLQTYTQESVEVAKDILKEIGRNDLVQLLSDTSSGSEAAGSSA; from the exons AGAAACAGCGGCCTTTACTGATCCAGAGG GTGGAGACGATAGCGTCTGTCATAGAGCTGCTTTTGGAAACACTGGCTGGTTTGAGTGACGGGGAGCTCAGGGAGTTCAAGACGGTCCTGAGTCAGAGTCACCTCCACAGACGTTTCTATCGGAGGCAGCTAAGGACAGCAGACATGCAGGacacagtgtttttaatggtgcAGAATGACGGCCAACAGTCTGTGAAGACAACCATAGAGGTTTTagagaagatgaagaggacTGATCTGGTGCAGAGGTTgtcacacagcagctcagcacccaaaa AAAAACACTCTATGGATGAATGCCTGTCTGCGCTGATACATAAA GTGGCAACAATGAGGGCTGTTAAAGAGCTGCTTTTGGAAACACTCAGTGATTTGAGTTACGAGGAGTTAGAGAAATTTAAATGGCTGCTGCAGTTCATGTTCTTCCAGAGGAGCCTTAAACTCATCCCAGGGAGTGAACTGAGCTTTTCAAACATCTCATCGAGACAACAGCAGTGGATTGACTGTGTAAACCAACTGGTGGATGTAATGTTGGAGAGATGCGGTCAACAGTCTGTGGAGGTGACCAAGGAGGTTTTGATGGACATGAACAGGACTGATCTGGTGCAGAGGCTGTCAGAGACCAGCTCAGGACACAAAG CTGCAGGATCATCGGCTGAAGCTTTTGGTGTGAGAACCACAGAGGGAG AGTATGAACCTTTAACACAGAGTTTAACAGCAAAGAAGACGTCAG AGAAACACTGTGTGGATGAACATTGGCCTGCATTGATCCAGAAG GTGGAAGCGATGACGTCTGTCATAGAGCTGCTTTTGGAAACACTGGCTGGTTTGAGTGACAGGGAGCTTGAGGAGTTCAGGGACGTCCTCCTGAGTCAGACTGACCTCTACAGACGCCTCTCAGACATGACACTGATACTGCTGGAGAtagaagacagacagaacacagtgtttttaatggtgcTAACTGACGGCCAACAGTCTGTGGAGACAACACAGGAGGTTTtaaagaagatgaagaggacTGATCTGGTGTGGAGGTTGTTAGACAGCAGCAAACGACCCAAAA AGCGACACTCAGATGAACACCGACCTGCACTGATCCAGAAA GTAGCAACAATGGCAGCTGTTAAACAGCTGCTTTTGGAAACTCTGAATGGTTTGAGTGACAAGGAGTTCAAGAAATTTAAGTGGTCCCTGAAGCTGACTGTCTCTCAAAAGAACCTCCCAAACATCTCACCAGAGTTGAGttacaccacagacagagaagaaATAGTGGATGTGATGTTGCAGACCTACAGCCAACAGTCTGTGCAGTTAACCAGGGAGGCTGTAAAGAAAATGAACAGGACTGATCTGATGCAGAGGTTGTCAAAGCCCAGCTCAGAACTCAAAG AGAAACACTCAGTGGATGAACATCAACCTGCAGTGTTGAAGAGA GCAGCTGTGAAACAGATTCTTTTGGAAACACTGAAAGATTTGAGTTATGAGGAGCTTGAGAAATTGAAGTGGTTGCTGCGGTTCACACAATTCCAGAAGGGCCTTCCACACATCTCATTGAGCCGACTACTGCGGGCAGGCAGTGCAGTCACACTGGTGAATCTGATGCTCCAGACTTGTGGCCAGCAGTCTGTGAAGGTGACCAAGGAGGTTTTCATGGACATGAACAGGACTGATCTGGTCAACAAGTTGTCAGTCATCAGCTCAAGAATCAAAG AGAAACATCCATCTGAACTGCTCCAGCAGAGA AAGCTTTTGGAAACACTGGAAGGATTAAGTCCCGGGGAGCTCGAGGACTTCAAGTGTGCCCTACAGCACATTAGAATGAAGAAAGGACTCCCAAAAATCTCAAGACAGAGAATGGAGATGGCAGGTAGAGTTGAAATAGGGGAGCTCATGGTGAGGATCTACGGCCAACAGTCTGTGGAGGTGACAAGGGAGGTTTTAATGGAGATGAACAGGACTGATCTGGCAGAGATGCTGTCAGAAACCAGCTCAGGACACAAAG AGAAACATCAATCTAAACCACTCCAGAAG GTGGTGACCAGGACATCACTTATGGAGAAGCTTTTGGAAACACTCATAGATTTAAGTTATGGGGAGCTCGAGCAATTCAAACATGTCCTACAGCGCACTACAATGAAGAAAGACCTCCCAAAAATCTCAAGTCAGAGAATGGAGATGGCAGACAGAGATGAAATAGTGGAGCTGATGGTGGAGATCTATGGCGAGCAGTCTGTGGAGGTGACCAGGGAGGTTTTAATGGAGATGAACAGGACTGATCTGGCAGAGAGGTTGTCAGAAATCAGCTCAGGATCCAAAG GGCCTTCAAGAAGCTTGGAGCTTGAGGGTTGTGGAAGCATTATG CAGGACTCCAGTGACTGGACTAAAGTTGACCCTGAAGTGACCAGTACAGATGCAGACAAGGCTTCAACTTACAG cCTACAGTCTGGAGCAGGAAACTTTGAATGCAGTGTCTCTGGCTTGCGCTGGGTCTGTAAGGAAAAGGTCAGCTTTAAGTACCAGTTTTGCTCTTTGAGTGGACACTTTGGGAGGATTGAAAGGATGAAGTACATGCCTGCAGGTCCCCTGATGGACATCACAGTCATTGCTGGGAAGTTAGATGTAGTGTACCTGCCACACTGGATCTGCATAG ATGACAATCCTAAAATATTAGATAAGTTTGCAGTCCTACACATAGATGACTGTGGAGATGTCGTGGAAAAAGTGTCTGAGGTCACATCGTCCCATGTCAAGCTGTCTGACCCAGATTTCTCTCTATTATTGGTCCTGTTGGACTGGTTGGGCCTTCCAGTGGAAATATACTGTATGGTGTTAATATATAGCAAGATCCTCACAGCATCATCTCAAACATCCCTCACACTCCATGTTTACCTGATCCCATCTGATCTTGGTCTACAAgag GAATTGGATTCAAGAGAAAAATCCTATGGGTTCAATGGAATCCCAAAGTCAAAACCAGAAAAGTCCCTGAAAATGCAAAATTGGTTCACCTTAACGACAGATCAGGATGGTGCAGAGATTTATCCTGAAGGCGAGAAACCCCAG gcATTAAAGCTCAGATATAACAGCACAGGCCCAAATTTCTATGAAGTGGTCGTTCAAAATCCAGACAAAGACTTTAAGCTCATGCTCACACCAGAAAATGGGCATCAACCAGTTTGGACCTGTAAAATTCGAAAAG
- the LOC144464477 gene encoding uncharacterized protein LOC144464477 isoform X6, which translates to MAEGGCREKQRPLLIQRVETIASVIELLLETLAGLSDGELREFKTVLSQSHLHRRFYRRQLRTADMQDTVFLMVQNDGQQSVKTTIEVLEKMKRTDLVQRLSHSSSAPKKKHSMDECLSALIHKVATMRAVKELLLETLSDLSYEELEKFKWLLQFMFFQRSLKLIPGSELSFSNISSRQQQWIDCVNQLVDVMLERCGQQSVEVTKEVLMDMNRTDLVQRLSETSSGHKAAGSSAEAFGVRTTEGEYEPLTQSLTAKKTSEKHCVDEHWPALIQKVEAMTSVIELLLETLAGLSDRELEEFRDVLLSQTDLYRRLSDMTLILLEIEDRQNTVFLMVLTDGQQSVETTQEVLKKMKRTDLVWRLLDSSKRPKKRHSDEHRPALIQKVATMAAVKQLLLETLNGLSDKEFKKFKWSLKLTVSQKNLPNISPELSYTTDREEIVDVMLQTYSQQSVQLTREAVKKMNRTDLMQRLSKPSSELKEKHSVDEHQPAVLKRAAVKQILLETLKDLSYEELEKLKWLLRFTQFQKGLPHISLSRLLRAGSAVTLVNLMLQTCGQQSVKVTKEVFMDMNRTDLVNKLSVISSRIKEKHPSELLQQRKLLETLEGLSPGELEDFKCALQHIRMKKGLPKISRQRMEMAGRVEIGELMVRIYGQQSVEVTREVLMEMNRTDLAEMLSETSSGHKEKHQSKPLQKVVTRTSLMEKLLETLIDLSYGELEQFKHVLQRTTMKKDLPKISSQRMEMADRDEIVELMVEIYGEQSVEVTREVLMEMNRTDLAERLSEISSGSKGPSRSLELEGCGSIMQDSSDWTKVDPEVTSTDADKASTYSLQSGAGNFECSVSGLRWVCKEKVSFKYQFCSLSGHFGRIERMKYMPAGPLMDITVIAGKLDVVYLPHWICIDDNPKILDKFAVLHIDDCGDVVEKVSEVTSSHVKLSDPDFSLLLVLLDWLGLPVEIYCMVLIYSKILTASSQTSLTLHVYLIPSDLGLQEELDSREKSYGFNGIPKSKPEKSLKMQNWFTLTTDQDGAEIYPEGEKPQALKLRYNSTGPNFYEVVVQNPDKDFKLMLTPENGHQPVWTCKIRKGEWQSTGHIQEKHSVDKHQEAADGKRLFKMLKELTDEEFKEFKWYLLRISKSQRQNTDRVDLVNLMLQTYTQESVEVAKDILKEIGRNDLVQLLSDTSSGSEAAGSSA; encoded by the exons AGAAACAGCGGCCTTTACTGATCCAGAGG GTGGAGACGATAGCGTCTGTCATAGAGCTGCTTTTGGAAACACTGGCTGGTTTGAGTGACGGGGAGCTCAGGGAGTTCAAGACGGTCCTGAGTCAGAGTCACCTCCACAGACGTTTCTATCGGAGGCAGCTAAGGACAGCAGACATGCAGGacacagtgtttttaatggtgcAGAATGACGGCCAACAGTCTGTGAAGACAACCATAGAGGTTTTagagaagatgaagaggacTGATCTGGTGCAGAGGTTgtcacacagcagctcagcacccaaaa AAAAACACTCTATGGATGAATGCCTGTCTGCGCTGATACATAAA GTGGCAACAATGAGGGCTGTTAAAGAGCTGCTTTTGGAAACACTCAGTGATTTGAGTTACGAGGAGTTAGAGAAATTTAAATGGCTGCTGCAGTTCATGTTCTTCCAGAGGAGCCTTAAACTCATCCCAGGGAGTGAACTGAGCTTTTCAAACATCTCATCGAGACAACAGCAGTGGATTGACTGTGTAAACCAACTGGTGGATGTAATGTTGGAGAGATGCGGTCAACAGTCTGTGGAGGTGACCAAGGAGGTTTTGATGGACATGAACAGGACTGATCTGGTGCAGAGGCTGTCAGAGACCAGCTCAGGACACAAAG CTGCAGGATCATCGGCTGAAGCTTTTGGTGTGAGAACCACAGAGGGAG AGTATGAACCTTTAACACAGAGTTTAACAGCAAAGAAGACGTCAG AGAAACACTGTGTGGATGAACATTGGCCTGCATTGATCCAGAAG GTGGAAGCGATGACGTCTGTCATAGAGCTGCTTTTGGAAACACTGGCTGGTTTGAGTGACAGGGAGCTTGAGGAGTTCAGGGACGTCCTCCTGAGTCAGACTGACCTCTACAGACGCCTCTCAGACATGACACTGATACTGCTGGAGAtagaagacagacagaacacagtgtttttaatggtgcTAACTGACGGCCAACAGTCTGTGGAGACAACACAGGAGGTTTtaaagaagatgaagaggacTGATCTGGTGTGGAGGTTGTTAGACAGCAGCAAACGACCCAAAA AGCGACACTCAGATGAACACCGACCTGCACTGATCCAGAAA GTAGCAACAATGGCAGCTGTTAAACAGCTGCTTTTGGAAACTCTGAATGGTTTGAGTGACAAGGAGTTCAAGAAATTTAAGTGGTCCCTGAAGCTGACTGTCTCTCAAAAGAACCTCCCAAACATCTCACCAGAGTTGAGttacaccacagacagagaagaaATAGTGGATGTGATGTTGCAGACCTACAGCCAACAGTCTGTGCAGTTAACCAGGGAGGCTGTAAAGAAAATGAACAGGACTGATCTGATGCAGAGGTTGTCAAAGCCCAGCTCAGAACTCAAAG AGAAACACTCAGTGGATGAACATCAACCTGCAGTGTTGAAGAGA GCAGCTGTGAAACAGATTCTTTTGGAAACACTGAAAGATTTGAGTTATGAGGAGCTTGAGAAATTGAAGTGGTTGCTGCGGTTCACACAATTCCAGAAGGGCCTTCCACACATCTCATTGAGCCGACTACTGCGGGCAGGCAGTGCAGTCACACTGGTGAATCTGATGCTCCAGACTTGTGGCCAGCAGTCTGTGAAGGTGACCAAGGAGGTTTTCATGGACATGAACAGGACTGATCTGGTCAACAAGTTGTCAGTCATCAGCTCAAGAATCAAAG AGAAACATCCATCTGAACTGCTCCAGCAGAGA AAGCTTTTGGAAACACTGGAAGGATTAAGTCCCGGGGAGCTCGAGGACTTCAAGTGTGCCCTACAGCACATTAGAATGAAGAAAGGACTCCCAAAAATCTCAAGACAGAGAATGGAGATGGCAGGTAGAGTTGAAATAGGGGAGCTCATGGTGAGGATCTACGGCCAACAGTCTGTGGAGGTGACAAGGGAGGTTTTAATGGAGATGAACAGGACTGATCTGGCAGAGATGCTGTCAGAAACCAGCTCAGGACACAAAG AGAAACATCAATCTAAACCACTCCAGAAG GTGGTGACCAGGACATCACTTATGGAGAAGCTTTTGGAAACACTCATAGATTTAAGTTATGGGGAGCTCGAGCAATTCAAACATGTCCTACAGCGCACTACAATGAAGAAAGACCTCCCAAAAATCTCAAGTCAGAGAATGGAGATGGCAGACAGAGATGAAATAGTGGAGCTGATGGTGGAGATCTATGGCGAGCAGTCTGTGGAGGTGACCAGGGAGGTTTTAATGGAGATGAACAGGACTGATCTGGCAGAGAGGTTGTCAGAAATCAGCTCAGGATCCAAAG GGCCTTCAAGAAGCTTGGAGCTTGAGGGTTGTGGAAGCATTATG CAGGACTCCAGTGACTGGACTAAAGTTGACCCTGAAGTGACCAGTACAGATGCAGACAAGGCTTCAACTTACAG cCTACAGTCTGGAGCAGGAAACTTTGAATGCAGTGTCTCTGGCTTGCGCTGGGTCTGTAAGGAAAAGGTCAGCTTTAAGTACCAGTTTTGCTCTTTGAGTGGACACTTTGGGAGGATTGAAAGGATGAAGTACATGCCTGCAGGTCCCCTGATGGACATCACAGTCATTGCTGGGAAGTTAGATGTAGTGTACCTGCCACACTGGATCTGCATAG ATGACAATCCTAAAATATTAGATAAGTTTGCAGTCCTACACATAGATGACTGTGGAGATGTCGTGGAAAAAGTGTCTGAGGTCACATCGTCCCATGTCAAGCTGTCTGACCCAGATTTCTCTCTATTATTGGTCCTGTTGGACTGGTTGGGCCTTCCAGTGGAAATATACTGTATGGTGTTAATATATAGCAAGATCCTCACAGCATCATCTCAAACATCCCTCACACTCCATGTTTACCTGATCCCATCTGATCTTGGTCTACAAgag GAATTGGATTCAAGAGAAAAATCCTATGGGTTCAATGGAATCCCAAAGTCAAAACCAGAAAAGTCCCTGAAAATGCAAAATTGGTTCACCTTAACGACAGATCAGGATGGTGCAGAGATTTATCCTGAAGGCGAGAAACCCCAG gcATTAAAGCTCAGATATAACAGCACAGGCCCAAATTTCTATGAAGTGGTCGTTCAAAATCCAGACAAAGACTTTAAGCTCATGCTCACACCAGAAAATGGGCATCAACCAGTTTGGACCTGTAAAATTCGAAAAG